Proteins co-encoded in one Podarcis muralis chromosome 12, rPodMur119.hap1.1, whole genome shotgun sequence genomic window:
- the LOC114607912 gene encoding uncharacterized protein LOC114607912 isoform X2, with protein sequence MGWRVAGIPQAAALWLLLVACAGAPPLALAQPSKVSRGVAVPFVFDPRAVCAAPPCQHGGLCIRNGTCFCSRGYEGERCQYATCYPKCKNGGKCLRPGKCRCQPGYGGRYCHKVSCEGGCQNGGECISVNGLVKCLCASGWTGSRCQEAVCPQGCRNGATCVAPGICSCATGWVGGACHLALCRLPCHHGGKCIAPDVCRCRSPYSGIQCTKKMKQ encoded by the exons ATGGGGTGGCGCGTGGCGGGAATCCCTCAGGCGGCGGCGCTGTGGCTGCTCTTGGTGGCCTGCGCGGGGGCGCCGCCGTTGGCGCTGGCGCAGCCGTCCAAGGTGTCTCGCGGCGTCGCCGTGCCCTTCGTCTTCGACCCGCGCGCCGTGTGCGCCGCCCCGCCTTGCCAGCACGGGGGCCTGTGCATCCGGAACGGCACCTGCTTCTGCTCCAGGGGCTACGAGGGCGAGCGCTGCCAGTATG CAACTTGTTATCCGAAATGCAAAAATGGCGGGAAATGCCTCAGGCCTGGAAAATGCAGGTGTCAGCCTGGCTATGGAGGACGATACTGCCATAAAG TAAGCTGCGAGGGAGGTTGTCAAAACGGTGGCGAGTGCATCTCGGTCAACGGGCTGGTCAAGTGTCTTTGTGCTTCAGGCTGGACAGGATCAAGATGCCAAGAAG CGGTTTGTCCTCAGGGATGTCGGAATGGAGCAACTTGCGTCGCTCCTGGAATCTGCAGCTGTGCAACTGGCTGGGTTGGTGGCGCCTGTCATTTAG cattgtGTAGGTTGCCATGTCACCATGGAGGCAAATGCATCGCTCCAGATGTGTGCAGATGTCGTTCACCATACTCTGGTATACAGTGTACAAAGAAAATGAAGCAATGA